The proteins below are encoded in one region of Pseudomonas putida S13.1.2:
- a CDS encoding TonB-dependent receptor has protein sequence MLYTPLRLSPLAVALWLAASPSQAVELEPQVITANPLGNRQLASPSTVLEGDNLLQQQHGSLGETLNKQPGVASTWFGPGASRPVIRGLDGDRIRILRNGVGALDASSLSYDHAVPLDPVTVDRVEIVRGPAALLYGGNAIGGVVNTFDNRIPDAPIEGIHGAGELRYGGADTTRSSAGKLEAGNGAFALHLDANSRQFNDLRIPGYARSAKVRDADEPGSKHRLENSDGRQDGGAVGGAYHWDHGYAGLSYSGYDSNYGSVAEPGVRLDMKQDHYAFASELRDLDGPFSSVKVDAGYTDYEHSEIEEGEVHTTFKNKGYEARIEARHQPLGPVEGVIGAQVSRNEFSALGEEAFVPHTNTDSLALFMLEQWQATERLNLSLGARLEHTRVDPDAKGNENFVDADSASSFNAFSLSSGAVYQLDPIWSLAANLGYTERAPTFYELYANGAHVATGAFEVGDASLNKEKAISADLALRFDNGTHKGSVGVFYSHFRNYIGLIGTGNLREGGHDHDHGEDDHDHDHDHDGFPEYQYQGVRARFYGIEAQDRWQLVENRYGSFALELSGDYTRAKNLDSGEPLPRIAPLRLNSGLVWELDRWQARVDVQHAASQHRKPANETSTDGYTTLGASVGYRFDIGQSQWLAFVRGENLTDQTVRYASSILRDIAPAPGRSVEVGLRTTF, from the coding sequence ATGTTGTACACACCGCTTCGCCTCTCCCCCCTTGCCGTCGCGCTCTGGCTGGCTGCATCGCCCAGCCAGGCCGTGGAACTCGAACCTCAGGTGATTACTGCCAATCCGCTGGGCAACCGCCAGCTGGCCTCCCCCAGCACCGTGCTCGAAGGCGACAACCTGCTGCAACAACAGCACGGCAGCCTCGGTGAAACCCTGAACAAACAGCCGGGTGTCGCCTCTACCTGGTTCGGCCCTGGGGCCAGCCGCCCGGTGATCCGCGGCCTGGACGGCGACCGCATTCGCATCCTGCGCAATGGCGTCGGCGCCCTGGACGCCTCATCGCTGTCCTATGACCACGCCGTGCCGCTGGACCCGGTCACCGTCGACCGCGTCGAGATCGTCCGTGGCCCGGCCGCCCTGCTCTACGGCGGCAACGCCATCGGTGGCGTGGTCAACACCTTCGACAACCGCATTCCGGATGCACCGATCGAAGGCATCCACGGTGCCGGCGAGCTGCGCTACGGTGGCGCCGACACCACGCGCAGCAGCGCCGGCAAGCTGGAGGCGGGCAACGGTGCCTTCGCCCTGCACCTGGATGCCAACAGCCGCCAGTTCAACGACCTGCGCATCCCCGGCTACGCCCGCAGCGCCAAGGTACGTGACGCCGATGAGCCCGGCAGCAAACACCGCCTGGAAAACAGCGACGGCCGTCAGGACGGCGGTGCAGTCGGTGGTGCCTATCACTGGGATCACGGGTACGCCGGCCTCTCGTACAGCGGCTACGACAGCAATTACGGCTCGGTGGCCGAACCCGGTGTGCGCCTGGACATGAAACAGGACCACTACGCCTTCGCCTCCGAGCTGCGCGACCTGGACGGCCCGTTCAGCTCGGTCAAGGTCGATGCTGGCTATACAGATTACGAACACAGCGAGATCGAAGAAGGCGAGGTGCACACCACCTTCAAGAACAAGGGCTACGAAGCACGTATCGAAGCCCGCCACCAGCCGCTCGGCCCGGTAGAGGGGGTGATCGGTGCCCAGGTCAGCCGCAACGAATTCTCTGCCCTGGGCGAGGAAGCCTTTGTCCCACACACCAATACCGACAGCCTGGCGCTGTTCATGCTGGAGCAATGGCAGGCCACAGAGCGGCTGAACCTGAGCCTGGGCGCACGCCTGGAACACACCCGGGTAGACCCGGACGCCAAAGGCAACGAAAACTTCGTCGATGCCGACAGCGCCAGCAGCTTCAACGCCTTCAGCCTGTCCTCCGGTGCGGTGTACCAGCTCGACCCGATCTGGTCGCTGGCCGCCAACCTCGGCTACACCGAGCGTGCCCCGACCTTCTACGAGCTGTATGCCAATGGCGCGCATGTGGCCACCGGCGCCTTTGAAGTGGGTGACGCCAGCCTGAACAAGGAAAAGGCCATTTCCGCCGACCTGGCGCTGCGCTTCGACAATGGCACCCACAAAGGCAGTGTCGGGGTGTTCTACAGCCACTTTCGCAACTACATCGGGCTGATCGGCACCGGCAACCTGCGCGAGGGCGGGCATGACCACGACCATGGCGAGGATGACCACGACCACGATCATGACCACGATGGTTTCCCGGAATACCAGTACCAGGGCGTGCGGGCGCGTTTCTATGGCATCGAGGCCCAGGACCGCTGGCAGCTGGTCGAGAACCGTTACGGCAGCTTCGCGCTGGAACTGTCCGGTGACTACACCCGGGCCAAGAACCTCGACAGTGGCGAACCTTTGCCACGCATCGCCCCGCTGCGCTTGAACAGCGGCCTGGTCTGGGAACTGGACCGCTGGCAGGCGCGGGTAGATGTGCAACATGCGGCATCGCAGCACCGCAAGCCGGCCAACGAAACCAGCACCGATGGCTACACCACGCTGGGGGCTAGCGTTGGTTACCGCTTCGACATTGGCCAGAGCCAGTGGCTGGCATTTGTGCGCGGCGAAAACCTCACCGACCAGACCGTGCGCTATGCCAGCTCGATCCTGCGCGATATCGCACCGGCACCGGGGCGCAGTGTGGAAGTGGGGTTGCGTACCACCTTCTGA
- the lon gene encoding endopeptidase La codes for MSNQQDFPEHPDEDSEVEHTTPAEPGHALALPGQNLPDKVYVIPIHNRPFFPAQVLPVIVNEEPWAETLDLVAKSPDHCLALFFMDTPPEDHRHFDTSALPQYGTLVKVHHASRENGKLQFVAQGLTRVRIRNWLKHHRPPYLVEVEYPRQPAEPTDEVKAYGMALINAIKELLPLNPLYSEELKNYLNRFSPNDPSPLTDFAAALTSATGNQLQEVLDCVPMLKRMEKVLPMLRKEVEVARLQNEISAEVNRQIGEHQREFFLKEQLKVIQQELGLTKDDRSADLEQFEQRLEGKTLPPQARKRLDEEMGKLAILETGSPEYAVTRNYLEWATALPWGVYGKDKLDLKHARKVLDQHHAGLDDIKERIIEFLAVGAWKGEISGSIVLLVGPPGVGKTSIGKSIAESLGRPFYRFSVGGMRDEAEIKGHRRTYIGAQPGKLVQALKEVEVMNPVIMLDEIDKMGQSYQGDPASALLETLDPEQNVDFLDHYLDLRLDLSKVLFVCTANTLDSIPGPLLDRMEVIRLSGYITEEKLAIAKRHLWPKQLAKAGVSKSSLSISDSALRLVIEGYAREAGVRQLEKQLGKLVRKAVVKLLEDPEAKLKIGPKDLEAALGIPVFRSEQVLAGKGVITGLAWTSMGGATLPIEAIRIHTLNRGFKLTGKLGDVMKESAEIAYSYVSSNLKQFGGDPGFFNEAFIHLHVPEGATPKDGPSAGVTMASALLSLARDQAPKKGVAMTGELTLTGQVLPIGGVREKVIAARRQKIFELILPEPNRGDFEELPDYLREGLTVHFAKRFADVAKVLF; via the coding sequence ATGAGCAACCAGCAGGATTTCCCGGAACACCCCGACGAAGACAGCGAAGTCGAGCACACCACCCCGGCCGAACCCGGCCATGCCCTCGCCCTGCCCGGCCAGAACCTGCCGGACAAAGTCTACGTGATCCCGATCCACAACCGCCCGTTCTTCCCGGCCCAGGTACTGCCGGTCATCGTCAATGAAGAACCTTGGGCCGAAACCCTCGACCTGGTCGCCAAGTCTCCGGACCACTGCCTGGCGCTGTTCTTCATGGACACCCCGCCGGAAGACCACCGCCATTTCGACACCTCGGCCCTGCCCCAGTACGGCACGCTGGTCAAGGTGCACCATGCCAGCCGTGAAAACGGCAAGCTGCAATTCGTCGCCCAGGGCCTGACCCGCGTACGCATCCGCAACTGGCTCAAGCACCACCGCCCGCCCTACCTGGTCGAAGTCGAATACCCGCGCCAGCCCGCCGAGCCGACCGACGAGGTCAAGGCCTACGGCATGGCCCTGATCAACGCGATCAAGGAACTGCTGCCGCTCAACCCGCTGTACAGCGAAGAGCTGAAGAACTACCTCAACCGCTTCAGCCCCAACGACCCGTCACCGCTCACCGACTTCGCCGCCGCGCTGACCTCGGCCACCGGCAACCAGTTGCAGGAAGTGCTCGACTGCGTGCCCATGCTCAAGCGCATGGAAAAGGTCCTGCCGATGCTGCGCAAAGAGGTGGAAGTCGCGCGCCTGCAGAACGAGATCTCGGCCGAAGTGAACCGGCAGATCGGCGAACACCAGCGTGAGTTCTTCCTCAAGGAGCAACTCAAGGTCATTCAGCAGGAGCTGGGCCTGACCAAGGACGACCGCAGCGCCGACCTCGAACAGTTCGAACAGCGCCTGGAAGGCAAGACCCTGCCGCCCCAGGCGCGCAAGCGCCTTGATGAAGAGATGGGCAAGCTGGCCATTCTCGAAACCGGTTCGCCCGAGTACGCCGTCACCCGCAACTACCTCGAATGGGCCACCGCCCTGCCGTGGGGCGTGTACGGCAAGGACAAGCTCGACCTCAAGCATGCCCGCAAAGTCCTCGACCAGCATCATGCCGGCCTCGATGACATCAAGGAACGCATTATCGAATTCCTCGCCGTGGGCGCCTGGAAAGGCGAAATCAGCGGCTCGATCGTGCTGCTGGTGGGCCCGCCCGGGGTGGGCAAGACCAGCATCGGCAAATCCATTGCAGAGTCCCTTGGCCGGCCGTTCTATCGCTTCAGCGTTGGCGGCATGCGTGACGAGGCCGAAATCAAAGGCCACCGCCGCACCTACATCGGCGCGCAGCCCGGCAAGCTGGTACAGGCCCTTAAAGAGGTCGAAGTGATGAACCCGGTCATCATGCTCGACGAGATCGACAAGATGGGCCAGAGCTACCAGGGCGACCCGGCTTCAGCATTGCTGGAAACCCTCGACCCGGAGCAGAACGTCGACTTCCTCGACCACTACCTCGACCTGCGCCTGGACCTGTCCAAGGTGCTGTTCGTGTGCACCGCCAACACCCTCGACTCGATCCCCGGGCCGCTGCTCGACCGCATGGAAGTGATTCGCCTGTCCGGCTACATCACCGAGGAAAAACTGGCCATCGCCAAGCGCCACCTGTGGCCCAAGCAACTCGCAAAAGCTGGCGTCTCCAAGAGCAGCCTGAGCATCAGCGACAGCGCCCTGCGCCTGGTGATCGAGGGCTATGCCCGCGAGGCCGGCGTGCGCCAGCTGGAGAAGCAACTGGGCAAACTGGTGCGCAAGGCCGTGGTCAAGCTACTGGAAGACCCCGAGGCCAAGCTGAAGATCGGCCCCAAGGACCTGGAAGCCGCACTGGGCATACCCGTGTTCCGCAGTGAGCAGGTACTGGCTGGCAAAGGTGTAATCACCGGCCTGGCCTGGACCAGCATGGGCGGCGCCACGCTGCCGATCGAGGCGATCCGCATCCACACGCTCAACCGCGGCTTCAAGTTGACCGGCAAGCTGGGGGACGTGATGAAGGAGTCGGCCGAAATTGCCTACAGCTACGTCAGCTCCAACCTCAAGCAGTTTGGCGGTGACCCTGGCTTCTTCAACGAAGCGTTCATCCACTTGCACGTGCCTGAAGGCGCCACGCCCAAGGATGGCCCGAGTGCCGGCGTCACCATGGCAAGCGCCCTGTTGTCGCTTGCCCGCGACCAGGCACCCAAGAAAGGCGTGGCCATGACGGGCGAACTGACGCTCACCGGCCAGGTGCTGCCGATTGGCGGGGTGCGCGAGAAAGTGATTGCGGCGCGCCGGCAGAAAATCTTCGAACTGATCCTGCCGGAGCCTAACCGTGGCGACTTCGAAGAACTGCCGGACTACCTGCGCGAAGGCCTGACAGTGCATTTTGCCAAGCGCTTTGCCGACGTGGCCAAAGTCCTGTTCTAG
- a CDS encoding VF530 family DNA-binding protein, whose protein sequence is MSTAQHNALHGKTLEQILTELVAHYQWQGLAERIDVRCFKSNPSIKSSLAFLRKTPWAREKVEQLYVKLQRQA, encoded by the coding sequence ATGAGCACGGCCCAACACAACGCGCTGCACGGCAAAACCCTTGAACAGATCCTCACCGAGCTGGTGGCGCACTACCAATGGCAGGGCCTGGCCGAGCGCATCGATGTGCGTTGCTTCAAGAGCAACCCCAGCATCAAGTCGAGCCTGGCCTTTTTGCGCAAGACGCCGTGGGCGCGGGAAAAGGTCGAGCAGCTGTACGTGAAGCTGCAGCGCCAGGCCTGA
- a CDS encoding siderophore-interacting protein has protein sequence MSDTIHRVNHEIRQRRLQVLRVTELTPRMRRITLGGAELQGFTSVGSDDHIKLLFAETPEQQQAIEARNMGRDGGARPTMREYTPRRIDLVANELDIDFVLHGDGPASTWAAQATPGQTLDIAGPRASMVVPDMFDSYLLIGDETAIPAIGRRLDELPAGRQVLAVIQIEDEQERQPLPSKAQVEVIWVRRQQEDLLELVKNLTLPQGRLYGWVALEKALTRQAKALLLEKGVPEDALKAAAYWRADGTADDE, from the coding sequence ATGAGTGACACCATCCACCGCGTCAACCACGAGATCCGCCAACGCCGTCTGCAGGTACTGCGGGTCACCGAGCTGACCCCACGCATGCGCCGCATCACCCTCGGCGGTGCCGAACTGCAAGGCTTCACCAGCGTCGGCAGCGACGACCATATCAAGCTGCTGTTCGCCGAAACGCCGGAGCAACAGCAGGCCATCGAGGCCCGTAATATGGGCCGGGACGGTGGCGCACGGCCCACCATGCGCGAGTACACGCCGCGGCGCATCGACCTGGTGGCCAATGAACTGGACATCGACTTCGTGCTGCACGGTGATGGCCCGGCCTCCACCTGGGCCGCCCAGGCCACGCCGGGGCAAACCCTGGACATCGCCGGGCCACGGGCATCGATGGTGGTGCCGGATATGTTCGACAGCTACCTGCTGATTGGTGACGAAACCGCCATTCCGGCAATTGGTCGCCGGTTGGACGAACTGCCGGCTGGCCGCCAGGTGCTGGCGGTGATCCAGATCGAAGACGAGCAGGAGCGCCAGCCGCTGCCAAGCAAGGCGCAAGTCGAAGTCATCTGGGTGCGTCGCCAGCAAGAAGATTTGCTGGAACTGGTGAAGAACCTGACCTTGCCGCAAGGCCGGTTGTATGGCTGGGTGGCGCTGGAAAAAGCCCTGACCCGCCAGGCCAAGGCACTGCTGCTGGAGAAAGGTGTGCCTGAGGATGCGCTGAAGGCTGCGGCCTACTGGCGTGCTGACGGGACTGCGGACGACGAGTGA
- a CDS encoding glucose/quinate/shikimate family membrane-bound PQQ-dependent dehydrogenase codes for MSTEGANQGSRWLPRLIGALLLLMGLALLAGGIKLSQLGGSLYYLIAGIGFALSGILLLAQRRIGLGLYGLVLLGSTVWALLEVGLDWWQLVPRLAIWFAIGVVLLLPWARRPLIGPASKANTALLGVAVVASGACALGSQFTHPGEVFGELGRESSEMASAAPAMPDGEWQAYGRTEHGDRYSPLRQITPQNAYRLEEAWRIQTGDLPTENDPVELTNQNTPLKVNGMLYACTAHSRLLALDPDTGAEIWRYDPQVKSPTGTFKGFAHMTCRGVSYYDENRYVSRDGSPVPKITDAGQAVAQACPRRLYLPTADARLIAINADNGKVCEGFANQGVIDLTTGIGPFTAGGYYSTSPAAITRDLVIIGGHVTDNESTNEPSGVIRAYDVHDGHLVWNWDSNNPDDTKPLAAGKMYSRNSANMWSIASVDEDLGMIYLPLGNQTPDQWGADRTPGAEKYSAGVVALDLATGKVRWNYQFTHHDLWDMDVGSQPTLVHLKTDDGVKPAVIVPTKQGSLYVLDRRDGTPIVPIREIPTPQGAVKGDHTSPTQARSDLNLLGPELTEQAMWGATPFDQMLCRIQFRELRYEGQYTPPSEQGSLIYPGNVGVFNWGSVSVDPVRQLLFTSPNYMAFVSKMVPREQVAEGSKRESETSGVQPNTGAPYAVTMHPFMSPLGVPCQAPAWGYVAAIDLFTNKVVWKHKNGTTRDSTPVPIGLPVGVPSMGGSIVTAGGVGFLSGTLDQYLRAYDVNNGKELWSARLPAGGQATPMTYTGKDGKQYVLVTAGGHGSLGTKMGDYIIAYKLAE; via the coding sequence ATGAGCACTGAAGGTGCCAACCAAGGAAGCCGCTGGCTACCTCGCCTGATCGGCGCGCTGCTGTTGCTGATGGGCCTGGCCCTGCTGGCCGGTGGTATCAAGCTGAGCCAGCTGGGCGGATCGCTGTACTACCTGATCGCCGGTATCGGCTTTGCCCTTTCGGGCATCCTGCTGCTGGCCCAGCGCCGCATTGGCCTGGGCCTGTACGGCCTGGTGCTGCTGGGCAGCACCGTATGGGCCCTGCTTGAAGTGGGCCTGGACTGGTGGCAACTGGTGCCACGCCTGGCCATCTGGTTTGCCATCGGCGTGGTGCTGCTGCTGCCGTGGGCACGTCGCCCGTTGATCGGCCCGGCCAGCAAGGCCAACACTGCACTGCTGGGCGTTGCCGTGGTTGCTTCGGGCGCATGTGCCCTGGGCAGCCAGTTCACCCACCCCGGCGAAGTGTTCGGCGAGCTGGGCCGCGAAAGCAGCGAAATGGCCAGCGCCGCCCCGGCCATGCCCGATGGCGAGTGGCAGGCCTACGGCCGCACCGAGCATGGTGACCGCTATTCGCCACTGCGCCAGATCACCCCGCAGAATGCCTATCGCCTGGAAGAAGCCTGGCGCATTCAAACGGGTGACCTGCCGACCGAAAACGACCCGGTGGAGCTGACCAACCAGAACACCCCGCTGAAGGTCAACGGCATGCTCTACGCCTGTACCGCACACAGCCGCCTGCTGGCCCTGGACCCGGACACCGGCGCGGAAATCTGGCGCTACGACCCGCAGGTCAAGAGCCCGACCGGTACCTTCAAGGGCTTTGCCCACATGACCTGCCGCGGCGTTTCGTACTATGACGAAAACCGCTACGTCAGCCGCGACGGCAGCCCGGTACCGAAAATTACCGACGCTGGACAGGCCGTGGCCCAGGCCTGCCCGCGCCGCCTGTACCTGCCTACCGCAGATGCCCGCCTGATCGCCATCAACGCCGACAACGGCAAGGTCTGCGAAGGTTTTGCCAACCAGGGTGTGATCGACCTCACCACCGGCATCGGCCCGTTCACTGCCGGCGGCTACTACTCCACCTCGCCCGCCGCTATCACCCGTGACCTGGTGATCATTGGTGGCCACGTCACCGACAACGAGTCGACCAACGAGCCGTCAGGCGTGATCCGCGCCTACGACGTGCACGATGGCCACCTGGTGTGGAACTGGGACAGCAACAACCCGGACGACACCAAGCCATTGGCCGCCGGCAAGATGTACAGCCGCAACTCAGCCAACATGTGGTCGATTGCCAGCGTCGACGAAGACCTCGGCATGATCTACCTGCCTTTGGGCAACCAGACCCCTGACCAGTGGGGCGCCGACCGCACCCCCGGTGCCGAGAAGTACAGTGCCGGCGTGGTCGCCCTTGACCTGGCCACCGGCAAGGTCCGCTGGAACTACCAGTTTACCCACCACGACCTGTGGGACATGGACGTGGGCAGCCAGCCGACCCTGGTCCACCTGAAGACTGACGATGGCGTGAAGCCTGCGGTCATCGTGCCAACCAAGCAAGGCAGCCTGTACGTGCTCGACCGCCGCGACGGTACGCCGATCGTGCCGATCCGCGAAATCCCCACCCCGCAAGGCGCAGTGAAGGGCGACCACACCTCGCCGACCCAGGCCCGCTCCGACCTTAACCTGCTCGGCCCTGAGCTGACCGAACAGGCCATGTGGGGCGCTACGCCGTTCGACCAGATGCTGTGCCGCATCCAGTTCCGCGAACTGCGCTACGAAGGCCAGTACACCCCGCCCTCCGAGCAGGGTTCGCTGATCTACCCGGGTAACGTGGGTGTATTCAACTGGGGCAGCGTGTCCGTCGACCCCGTGCGCCAACTGCTGTTCACCTCGCCCAACTACATGGCCTTCGTGTCGAAGATGGTCCCGCGCGAGCAGGTAGCCGAAGGCAGCAAGCGCGAAAGCGAGACCAGCGGCGTGCAGCCCAATACCGGCGCGCCGTACGCGGTCACCATGCACCCGTTCATGTCGCCGCTGGGCGTCCCGTGCCAGGCGCCCGCCTGGGGCTATGTCGCCGCCATCGACCTGTTCACCAACAAGGTGGTGTGGAAACACAAGAACGGCACCACCCGCGACAGCACCCCGGTACCGATCGGCCTGCCGGTTGGCGTGCCGAGCATGGGCGGTTCGATCGTGACCGCCGGTGGCGTCGGCTTCCTCAGCGGCACCCTGGACCAGTACCTGCGCGCCTATGACGTGAACAACGGCAAGGAACTGTGGAGTGCTCGCTTGCCAGCGGGTGGCCAGGCCACGCCGATGACCTACACCGGCAAGGATGGCAAGCAGTATGTGCTGGTGACCGCCGGCGGCCATGGCTCGCTGGGCACCAAGATGGGCGATTACATCATCGCTTACAAATTGGCTGAGTAA
- a CDS encoding Pr6Pr family membrane protein, translated as MPPRPWLTGIAVLGWFGLTVQVYLVLLARWQEQASLIGGLINVFGYFTVLTNTLVATVLSYAAFGREGRARRFFLSPSVSTAVAASIVLVALAYSVLLRHLWQPQGWQWLADELLHDVMPLLYALYWWCEVPKGSLRLWHLAVWAMYPAVYFAYALWRGSDIGVYAYPFIDVASLGYGQVMLNALGVLAGFWGIGLVLLGLDRWRGVRKFA; from the coding sequence ATGCCGCCGCGCCCCTGGCTGACCGGCATCGCCGTACTGGGCTGGTTCGGCCTGACTGTGCAGGTTTACCTGGTGCTGCTGGCACGCTGGCAGGAACAGGCCAGCCTGATTGGCGGCCTGATCAATGTGTTCGGCTACTTCACCGTGCTGACCAATACCTTGGTGGCGACGGTACTCAGCTATGCGGCGTTCGGTCGTGAAGGCCGAGCCAGGCGTTTTTTCCTGTCGCCGTCGGTGAGTACGGCAGTGGCCGCCAGCATCGTGCTGGTGGCGCTGGCCTACAGCGTGTTGCTGCGCCACTTGTGGCAACCGCAGGGTTGGCAGTGGCTGGCGGACGAGTTGCTACACGACGTGATGCCTTTGCTGTATGCCTTGTACTGGTGGTGCGAGGTGCCCAAGGGCAGCCTGCGGCTATGGCACCTGGCGGTGTGGGCGATGTACCCGGCGGTGTATTTCGCCTATGCGCTGTGGCGGGGGAGCGACATTGGGGTGTATGCCTACCCGTTCATCGATGTGGCGAGCCTGGGGTATGGGCAGGTGATGCTCAATGCGCTGGGGGTGCTGGCGGGGTTCTGGGGGATTGGGTTGGTGCTGCTTGGGCTGGATCGGTGGCGCGGGGTGCGGAAATTTGCTTAG
- a CDS encoding carbohydrate porin, which translates to MLQLPKTCYIGLTLSALAMPVSASEMFASDSPWMLGDWGGTRSELLEKGYDFTLGYTGEMGSNLHGGYDHDRTARYSDQFTFGSHLDLDKILGWQDAEFQLTITERHGDNISNDRINDPRVGGFTSAQEVWGRGETWRLTQMWIKQKYFDGALDVKFGRFGEGEDFNSFPCDFQNLAFCGSQVGNWVGGIWYNWPVSQWALRVRYNLSDTLYTQVGVFEQNPSNLESGNGFKLSGSGTQGAVIPVELVWTPRIQGLKGEYRAGYYYSNAKAQDVLKDSNGQPAALSGAAYRSSSSKHGMWLGAQQQVTSLASDQSRGLSLFANATVHDKKTNAIDNYVQAGLVYKGPFDARAKDDIGFALARVHVNPAYRKNARLANQAAGLHDYDNPGFLPVQDTEYSAELYYGIHLADWLTVRPNLQYIRHPGGVSQVDGALVGGLKIQSSF; encoded by the coding sequence ATGCTCCAACTGCCCAAAACCTGTTACATCGGCCTTACCCTCAGTGCCTTGGCGATGCCCGTCAGCGCCAGCGAAATGTTCGCCAGCGACTCCCCATGGATGCTCGGCGACTGGGGCGGCACGCGCAGCGAATTGCTGGAAAAAGGCTACGACTTCACCCTCGGCTACACCGGGGAGATGGGCAGCAACCTGCACGGTGGCTACGACCACGACCGTACCGCGCGCTACAGCGACCAGTTCACCTTTGGCAGCCACCTGGACCTGGACAAGATCCTCGGCTGGCAAGACGCCGAATTCCAGCTGACCATCACCGAGCGCCACGGCGACAACATCAGCAACGATCGCATCAACGACCCCCGCGTTGGCGGCTTCACCTCGGCCCAGGAAGTCTGGGGCCGTGGCGAAACCTGGCGGCTGACGCAGATGTGGATCAAGCAGAAGTACTTCGATGGTGCGCTGGACGTGAAATTCGGCCGCTTCGGCGAAGGCGAGGACTTCAACAGCTTCCCTTGCGACTTCCAGAACCTGGCCTTCTGCGGCTCGCAGGTGGGCAACTGGGTGGGTGGCATCTGGTACAACTGGCCGGTCAGCCAGTGGGCCCTGCGCGTGCGCTATAACCTCAGCGACACGCTCTACACCCAGGTCGGCGTGTTCGAGCAGAACCCCTCCAACCTCGAATCTGGTAACGGTTTCAAGCTCAGCGGCAGCGGCACCCAGGGCGCGGTAATACCGGTCGAACTGGTATGGACCCCACGTATCCAAGGCCTGAAAGGGGAATATCGCGCCGGCTACTACTACAGTAATGCCAAGGCACAGGATGTTCTCAAGGACAGCAACGGCCAGCCGGCCGCCCTCAGCGGCGCCGCCTACCGCAGCAGTTCGAGCAAGCACGGCATGTGGCTCGGCGCCCAGCAGCAGGTAACCTCGCTGGCCTCCGACCAGTCGCGTGGCCTGAGCCTGTTCGCCAACGCCACAGTGCATGACAAGAAGACCAATGCCATCGACAACTATGTGCAGGCAGGACTGGTATACAAAGGGCCTTTCGACGCCCGCGCCAAGGACGACATCGGTTTCGCCCTGGCACGCGTGCACGTCAACCCTGCCTACCGCAAGAACGCCCGCCTGGCCAACCAGGCCGCCGGCCTCCACGACTACGACAACCCCGGTTTCCTGCCCGTGCAGGACACCGAGTACAGCGCCGAGCTGTACTACGGCATCCATTTGGCCGACTGGCTCACGGTACGCCCCAACCTGCAGTACATCCGCCACCCGGGCGGGGTGTCGCAGGTCGATGGCGCCCTGGTCGGCGGCCTGAAGATCCAGAGCAGTTTCTAA
- a CDS encoding PadR family transcriptional regulator — protein sequence MREHTPHDPFERRPGRGERGPRVFAPGDLKLLMLDLLAEQPGHGYDLIRQIENLFDGSYSPSPGVIYPTLNFLEEAELISGQVQGSKRLYAITDAGRSALAEQAVAMDGVRMRIEVSKRALRGHDRPPEIHEAVGNLRHALHMHSGRWTPEEIQRVRDLLNHTAKAIASGPAEPVRETSHE from the coding sequence ATGCGTGAACACACCCCCCATGATCCCTTCGAGCGGCGCCCCGGCCGCGGCGAGCGCGGCCCACGCGTCTTCGCCCCCGGTGACCTCAAGCTGCTGATGCTTGACCTGCTCGCCGAACAGCCCGGCCACGGCTACGACCTGATCCGCCAGATCGAAAACCTGTTCGACGGCAGCTACAGCCCAAGCCCTGGGGTGATCTACCCCACGCTGAATTTTCTTGAAGAGGCCGAGCTGATCAGCGGCCAGGTGCAGGGCAGCAAGCGCCTCTATGCCATCACCGACGCCGGGCGCAGCGCCCTGGCCGAGCAGGCCGTCGCGATGGACGGCGTGCGCATGCGCATCGAAGTCAGCAAACGTGCCCTGCGCGGCCACGACCGCCCGCCAGAGATCCATGAAGCGGTCGGCAACCTGCGCCACGCACTGCACATGCACAGCGGTCGCTGGACACCGGAGGAAATCCAACGGGTCCGCGACTTGCTCAACCATACCGCCAAGGCCATCGCCTCCGGGCCGGCCGAACCTGTCAGGGAGACTTCCCATGAGTGA